One Rosa chinensis cultivar Old Blush chromosome 3, RchiOBHm-V2, whole genome shotgun sequence DNA window includes the following coding sequences:
- the LOC112194498 gene encoding BAHD acyltransferase At5g47980-like, whose amino-acid sequence MTHPLVKIISRKMIKPSSPTPHHQRNLQLSFLDQLLPPTLYPSIIFFYSSPTSDPASTVSESLHASLSKSLVLFYPLAGRLKTAASVHCNDEGAHFLEARVNCQLSDLLKVPEHKLLNNLIPEFEPKTVQYFRIAVAASPIHKIGDAGAYYKFIQTWAAIHRGESDQLVLPEFNGASVLPPRELSLPNNLGLIPNQKLTTRTFVFDVTKIASLKAKIGGTHVELVSAIILRSALAASHKSKPETTSSTNVLSQIVSFRNRIVPAVAPNVMGNWFWSVQVVFKQNETELQESVAKMRKGVTDFYKEKADRFKGQDGFRVVSESLRERGEFFKSTKGCINLYRGTSLCKLPVYEIDFGWRKPTWVTSQSNHKNLFLLIDTKHGDGIEVWVTLDEEEMAIFESEEELLSFACANPSAIVNHQSHSRM is encoded by the exons ATGACCCATCCACTGGTAAAAATCATCTCGAGGAAGATGATTAAACCCTCATCTCCAACTCCTCATCACCAAAGAAATCTCCAGCTCTCTTTTCTGGACCAACTGCTGCCTCCTACGTTATACCCATCTATCATATTTTTCTACTCTTCCCCTACTAGCGATCCCGCTTCCACTGTTTCAGAGAGCTTGCATGCATCTCTCTCCAAATCTTTGGTTCTCTTCTATCCACTCGCTGGCCGACTGAAAACCGCTGCCTCCGTTCACTGCAACGATGAAggagctcattttcttgaggcCCGAGTTAACTGCCAGCTCTCGGATTTACTTAAAGTTCCTGAGCATAAGTTGCTTAACAACCTTATCCCCGAGTTTGAGCCTAAAACAGTTCAGTACTTCA GAATAGCTGTTGCTGCGTCCCCAATACACAAGATCGGAGATGCCGGCGCATATTACAAATTTATACAAACATGGGCAGCCATACATCGTGGTGAATCCGACCAACTAGTGCTACCGGAGTTTAACGGAGCATCTGTGCTGCCTCCCAGAGAATTGTCACTCCCAAACAACTTGGGATTAATCCCAAATCAAAAGTTGACAACAAGGACGTTCGTGTTTGATGTCACAAAGATTGCAAGTCTCAAGGCCAAAATCGGAGGCACACATGTAGAACTTGTTTCGGCAATTATCCTCAGAAGTGCTCTTGCTGCTTCTCATAAATCAAAGCCGGAGACTACTTCAAGCACAAATGTGTTGTCTCAAATTGTAAGTTTCCGCAACAGAATAGTCCCCGCGGTAGCACCAAATGTCATGGGTAATTGGTTTTGGTCGGTTCAAGTGGTATTCAAACAAAACGAGACAGAACTACAAGAGTCGGTTGCTAAAATGAGGAAAGGAGTAACAGACTTCTACAAGGAGAAGGCGGACAGATTCAAAGGCCAAGATGGATTCCGGGTGGTGTCCGAGTCACTTAGAGAGAGGGGTGAGTTCTTTAAGAGCACAAAGGGGTGCATCAATCTTTATAGGGGTACAAGTTTGTGCAAGCTCCCCGTATATGAAATTGATTTTGGTTGGCGGAAACCAACTTGGGTCACTAGCCAAAGCAACCACAAGAATCTATTTCTCCTGATCGACACAAAACATGGAGATGGCATCGAAGTGTGGGTGACActggatgaagaagaaatggctATATTTGAGAGTGAAGAGGAGCTCCTTTCATTTGCTTGTGCAAACCCTAGTGCAATTGTTAATCATCAATCTCACTCTCGTATGTGA
- the LOC112192308 gene encoding protein DJ-1 homolog D isoform X1, translated as MKRRVLMLCGDYMEDQEAMVPFQALQAFGVAVDAVCPGKKSGDICRTAVHQLSPSHQVHETGIYNHSTFTAFSQTYSESRGHNFTLNATFDDVEADNYDGLIIPGGRAPEYLAIDASVVDLVKKFTDSTKAIAAICHGQLVLAAAGSVKGRRCTAYPPVGPVLVAAGAHWVEPETMAACVVDGNIITGATYEGHPEFIRAFVKALGGNITGPNRRVLFLCGDFMEDYEVAVPFQSLQALGCHVDGACPKKKAGDMCATAVHDFEGDQTYSEKPGHNFTLTADFEGLDASSYDALVIPGGRAPEYLALDKNVIELVKQIMEAKKPVASICHGQQILAAAGVLQGRNCTAYPAVKLNVILSGATWLEPNPIHRCFTDGNLVTGAAWPGHPEFISQLMALLDVGVSF; from the exons ATGAAGCGCAGGGTGTTGATGCTGTGCGGGGACTACATGGAAGATCAGGAGGCCATGGTCCCTTTTCAAGCGTTGCAGGCCTTTGGAGTTGCCGTCGATGCCGTCTGTCCCGGAAAGAAATCCGGCGACATCTGCCGCACCGCCGTTCATCAACTCTCTCCTTCTCACCAg GTCCACGAAACAGGAATTTACAACCACAGTACATTTACTGCATTCTCACAG ACATATTCGGAATCACGTGGTCATAATTTTACACTCAATGCAACATTCGATGACGTTGAAGCTGACAATTATGATGGATTAATAATCCCAGGAGGGCGGGCTCCTGAATATCTTGCTATTGATGCATCAGTTGTAGATTTGGTGAAAAAGTTTACAGACTCCACAAAGGCAATTGCAGCGATTTGCCATGGGCAATTGGTCCTAGCAGCTGCTGGCTCGGTTAAAGGTCGGAGGTGCACAGCATATCCTCCTGTGGGACCTGTACTTGTTGCTGCAGGTGCTCACTGGGTGGAACCAGAGACCATGGCTGCGTGTGTTGTTGATGGTAACATAATAACAGGGGCTACATATGAAGGCCATCCCGAGTTTATTAGGGCTTTTGTGAAGGCACTAGGAGGCAACATAACTGGTCCAAATAGAAGAGTTCTGTTTCTCTGTGGA GACTTCATGGAAGATTATGAGGTAGCTGTGCCTTTTCAGTCGCTTCAAGCTCTAGGGTGCCATGTTGATGGAGCATGCCCCAAGAAGAAAGCTGGTGATATGTGCGCAACTGCTGTCCATGATTTTGAAGGTGATCAAACCTACAGTGAGAAGCCAGGACATAATTTCACTTTAACAGCTGATTTTGAAGGTTTAGATGCCTCCAGTTATGATGCTCTTGTAATCCCTGGCGGTCGGGCTCCAGAATATTTGGCACTAGATAAGAATGTTATTGAACTAGTGAAACAAATTATGGAAGCCAAGAAACCAGTTGCATCGATCTGCCATGGGCAACAGATTCTAGCTGCTGCTGGCGTTCTACAG GGTAGGAATTGCACTGCATACCCTGCGGTGAAGCTTAATGTGATTTTGTCAGGAGCAACATGGCTTGAACCCAATCCAATACATCGTTGCTTCACTGATGGGAATTTGGTGACTGGAGCGGCTTGGCCAGGCCACCCGGAGTTCATCTCTCAATTGATGGCATTGCTGGATGTTGGAGTATCATTTTAG
- the LOC112192308 gene encoding protein DJ-1 homolog D isoform X2, protein MKRRVLMLCGDYMEDQEAMVPFQALQAFGVAVDAVCPGKKSGDICRTAVHQLSPSHQTYSESRGHNFTLNATFDDVEADNYDGLIIPGGRAPEYLAIDASVVDLVKKFTDSTKAIAAICHGQLVLAAAGSVKGRRCTAYPPVGPVLVAAGAHWVEPETMAACVVDGNIITGATYEGHPEFIRAFVKALGGNITGPNRRVLFLCGDFMEDYEVAVPFQSLQALGCHVDGACPKKKAGDMCATAVHDFEGDQTYSEKPGHNFTLTADFEGLDASSYDALVIPGGRAPEYLALDKNVIELVKQIMEAKKPVASICHGQQILAAAGVLQGRNCTAYPAVKLNVILSGATWLEPNPIHRCFTDGNLVTGAAWPGHPEFISQLMALLDVGVSF, encoded by the exons ATGAAGCGCAGGGTGTTGATGCTGTGCGGGGACTACATGGAAGATCAGGAGGCCATGGTCCCTTTTCAAGCGTTGCAGGCCTTTGGAGTTGCCGTCGATGCCGTCTGTCCCGGAAAGAAATCCGGCGACATCTGCCGCACCGCCGTTCATCAACTCTCTCCTTCTCACCAg ACATATTCGGAATCACGTGGTCATAATTTTACACTCAATGCAACATTCGATGACGTTGAAGCTGACAATTATGATGGATTAATAATCCCAGGAGGGCGGGCTCCTGAATATCTTGCTATTGATGCATCAGTTGTAGATTTGGTGAAAAAGTTTACAGACTCCACAAAGGCAATTGCAGCGATTTGCCATGGGCAATTGGTCCTAGCAGCTGCTGGCTCGGTTAAAGGTCGGAGGTGCACAGCATATCCTCCTGTGGGACCTGTACTTGTTGCTGCAGGTGCTCACTGGGTGGAACCAGAGACCATGGCTGCGTGTGTTGTTGATGGTAACATAATAACAGGGGCTACATATGAAGGCCATCCCGAGTTTATTAGGGCTTTTGTGAAGGCACTAGGAGGCAACATAACTGGTCCAAATAGAAGAGTTCTGTTTCTCTGTGGA GACTTCATGGAAGATTATGAGGTAGCTGTGCCTTTTCAGTCGCTTCAAGCTCTAGGGTGCCATGTTGATGGAGCATGCCCCAAGAAGAAAGCTGGTGATATGTGCGCAACTGCTGTCCATGATTTTGAAGGTGATCAAACCTACAGTGAGAAGCCAGGACATAATTTCACTTTAACAGCTGATTTTGAAGGTTTAGATGCCTCCAGTTATGATGCTCTTGTAATCCCTGGCGGTCGGGCTCCAGAATATTTGGCACTAGATAAGAATGTTATTGAACTAGTGAAACAAATTATGGAAGCCAAGAAACCAGTTGCATCGATCTGCCATGGGCAACAGATTCTAGCTGCTGCTGGCGTTCTACAG GGTAGGAATTGCACTGCATACCCTGCGGTGAAGCTTAATGTGATTTTGTCAGGAGCAACATGGCTTGAACCCAATCCAATACATCGTTGCTTCACTGATGGGAATTTGGTGACTGGAGCGGCTTGGCCAGGCCACCCGGAGTTCATCTCTCAATTGATGGCATTGCTGGATGTTGGAGTATCATTTTAG